A genome region from Anopheles coustani unplaced genomic scaffold, idAnoCousDA_361_x.2 scaffold_419_ctg1, whole genome shotgun sequence includes the following:
- the LOC131271292 gene encoding uncharacterized protein LOC131271292, whose protein sequence is MEKALKTAVRQRAQIHSKLLRIEQTLQETKEPTVSQLKVLAKNVATVYAEFSAIHTTIVGLIPDSAMAEQDGVYDEFEEVFYEASNRIEELLLAAESKTTNNKPAAAQVVIQQQPLKAPIPTFDGTYAAWPKFKAIFEDLMANAGDSDTMKLYHLEKALVGEAAGAIDVSILNAGNYKQAWEILTERFGNHRAIVDSHIHGLLNLKRMTSENFHELRALVQETSRHVESLRFLKQNLEGVSEPMVVHLLVSALDKSTRKAWEGTQRKGELPRYEQTMAFLKSRCQILENCAAASSSAPVVKLKGNHPLSPRHPAQKSYTAAVIQCEICGKDHPNINCPELLKGTPRERSNTAQKAGLCFNCLRKGHQLRECPSKRKCYKCQRRHHTLLHEDVAPTGQPTISMTAEVKPQPPNPSVHPPSTAAEYGGPVVREQLSTACASQTIKPSKNVLLLTAVVNVLDAKNQPHRCRVLLDSGSQVNFLAEEMANRLGLPKRPANVPIVGINALRTLARDKLTVTIQSRVNSYQTSLECLVTPKITGTIPSCNINIDNWDIPEGIIFADPTFYTPDKVDLLIGAELFFDILKPSQLDLADNLPRLQHSQFGWIVTGAIAEQQITIPAMYSHHALVDIETMIQQVGQTEEVPDVLERSIEELECENHFLPTSQRDESGRFIVRLPFNKQQTLLNNGRTVALKQFMMLENRLLRNPELQQQYVEFIREYETLGHCRQIRESDDVPNQLSYYLPHHAVLRPSSSSTKCRVVFDASAKASPAELSLNDVLH, encoded by the coding sequence ATGGAAAAGGCGCTGAAGACGGCAGTCCGCCAACGAGCGCAGATCCACTCCAAATTACTTCGAATCGAGCAGACGCTGCAGGAAACGAAAGAGCCAACCGTTTCCCAGCTGAAGGTGCTCGCCAAAAACGTTGCGACTGTGTACGCGGAATTTAGTGCCATACACACCACCATCGTAGGCCTAATTCCAGACAGCGCAATGGCAGAGCAGGACGGCGTCTACGACGAGTTCGAAGAAGTATTCTACGAGGCGTCCAATAGAATCGAGGAGTTGCTGCTAGCCGCGGAATCGAAGACAACGAACAACAAGCCTGCCGCGGCTCAAGTTGTCATCCAGCAGCAACCGCTCAAGGCACCGATCCCGACTTTCGACGGCACTTACGCTGCATGGCCCAAGTTTAAGGCCATCTTCGAGGACCTGATGGCCAATGCCGGCGACAGTGATACTATGAAGCTGTATCACCTTGAAAAGGCATTGGTCGGCGAGGCTGCAGGTGCAATTGATGTCAGCATCCTCAACGCTGGCAATTACAAGCAAGCCTGGGAGATTCTGACGGAGCGCTTCGGCAATCATCGAGCCATAGTGGACAGCCACATCCACGGATTGCTGAACCTCAAAAGGATGACGTCAGAAAACTTCCACGAGCTAAGAGCTCTAGTCCAAGAGACTTCCCGACATGTGGAAAGTCTCAGGTtcctaaaacaaaacctgGAAGGAGTGTCGGAACCAATGGTGGTCCATCTGTTGGTTTCGGCTTTAGACAAATCAACCCGAAAAGCCTGGGAAGGGACGCAGCGGAAAGGTGAGCTGCCCCGTTACGAGCAGACGATGGCATTTCTAAAATCCCGATGCCagattttggaaaattgcgCAGCAGCGTCATCATCAGCTCCTGTGGTCAAACTAAAGGGCAACCATCCGCTTTCTCCGAGACATCCAGCCCAGAAGAGCTATACAGCAGCGGTTATTCAGTGCGAAATCTGTGGTAAGGACCATCCTAATATAAATTGCCCAGAACTGCTGAAAGGGACACCACGGGAAAGAAGTAACACCGCACAAAAGGCAGGACTATGCTTCAACTGCCTGCGGAAGGGACATCAGTTACGGGAATGTCCCTCCAAGAGAAAGTGCTACAAGTGCCAGCGTCGCCATCATACGCTCCTGCACGAGGACGTAGCACCCACCGGCCAGCCAACTATTTCCATGACAGCAGAAGTAAAACCTCAACCTCCGAACCCAAGTGTGCATCCTCCATCGACAGCGGCAGAGTACGGCGGACCAGTGGTACGGGAACAACTTTCGACAGCATGTGCATCGCAAACCATCAAACCCAGTAAGAACGTCCTGCTGTTGACGGCCGTGGTCAACGTACTGGACGCCAAGAACCAGCCACATCGCTGCCGCGTCCTCCTAGACAGCGGTTCTCAGGTCAATTTCCTTGCTGAGGAAATGGCCAACCGTCTAGGACTGCCCAAGAGACCGGCAAACGTTCCGATCGTGGGAATCAACGCGTTGCGCACGCTCGCTCGCGACAAGTTAACCGTTACCATACAATCCCGAGTGAACAGTTACCAAACAAGCTTGGAATGCTTGGTAACTCCAAAAATAACCGGCACAATCCCATCCTGCAACATCAACATCGACAACTGGGACATTCCGGAGGGAATAATCTTTGCTGATCCAACCTTCTACACGCCAGACAAAGTGGATTTACTTATCGGGGCTGAGTTATTTTTCGATATACTCAAGCCAAGCCAACTCGATCTTGCTGATAATCTACCTCGTCTGCAACATAGCCAGTTTGGTTGGATTGTGACCGGAGCCATAGCAGAGCAGCAGATTACCATCCCAGCTATGTATTCCCACCACGCTTTGGTCGACATCGAAACAATGATCCAGCAGGTTGGCCAAACTGAAGAGGTTCCAGACGTCCTGGAACGATCCATCGAAGAACTGGAGTGCGAGAACCATTTTCTACCTACATCTCAAAGGGATGAATCTGGAAGGTTCATTGTGCGACTACCgtttaacaaacaacaaactctGTTGAACAATGGTCGCACGGTAGCCCTCAAACAATTTATGATGTTAGAGAACCGACTGCTTCGCAACCCAGAGCTACAACAACAGTATGTGGAGTTCATCCGAGAGTACGAAACTCTAGGGCACTGCCGACAAATCCGTGAATCCGACGATGTACCCAACCAGCTATCCTACTATCTGCCACACCATGCGGTTTTGCGGCCATCTAGTTCGAGCACGAAATGCCGAGTCGTGTTTGACGCCAGTGCAAAGGCATCTCCAGCCGAGTTATCGCTCAACGACGTGCTGCAT